The window CGACAAGGTCGGCAACACGGTCATCCGTAAACCGGCGCGCAAGGGCCGCGAGAATGCTCCCATGGCGCTGCTGCAGGGACATCTCGACATGGTGTGCGAGAAGAATGAAGGCACCGCGCACAACTTCGAGCGCGATCCCATCAAGGTGGTGCGAGATGGTGATTGGCTGAAGGCCGACGGGACCACGCTGGGATCCGATAACGGTGTCGGGGTGGCGGCGGCCTTGGCAGTCTTGGAGAGCGACGACATCGCGCACGGGCCGCTGGAGTTCGCCTTCACCATCGACGAGGAAACGGGTCTCACGGGCGCCTCGGAATTTCCCGCCGGACTGCTAAAGTCAAAGTATTTCCTGAACCTGGATAACGAAGAGAAGGGAACGCTGTGCATCGGCTGCTCGGGAGGAATCAACACTACCGCGCGGCGCAAGGTGACGCTTCGCAAAGCCAAGGGCGGCGCGCCGTACCGGATCAAGGTTTCCGGGCTGAAGGGCGGCCATTCCGGGGTGGACATCCACCAGGGCCGCGGCAATGCCATTCGCATGCTGGGACGGGTCTTGCAGCGCGCGATGGAAGCCGTTTCCGTTGAGATTGCCGACCTGAAGGGCGGAAGCGCGCGCAACGCGATTCCGCGAGAAGCCTCGGCAACCGTGGTAACGGATGCGGCGCGTGAAAAAGACTTGCAGGCGCTGGTGGCCGAGATGCAGGCGGAATTCCAGTCTGACCTGGGGAATTTTGATCCTGGAGTACAGGTCGCGCTGGAGAAGAGCTCGGGCGCGCCTGAGGTGCTCGCCGCCGACGACGCGCGCAGCGCGGTGGACCTGCTGGCCAGCCTTCATCACGGAGTCCTGGCGATGAGCCCGGACATTGCCGGGCTGGTGCAGACCTCCACCAACCTTGCGACTGTGGGCCTGAACGATGGGGTACTGGAGATCGGCACCAGCCAACGCAGCGCGATCGCGAGCAGCAAAGACGCTGCCGCGCGCATGATCGCCACCATTTGCCGCCTGGCGGGGTTCGATACTTCCCATGGCGCCGGCTATCCGGGATGGAAGCCGGACCCGAATAGCGAAATCGTCAGGAAGATGCAGTCGGTGCACCAGGAACTTTTCGGCCAGCCGGCGAAGCTCATTGCCATGCACGCCGGCTTGGAGTGCGGCGTGATCGGCGAAAAGTATCCGGGAATGCAGATGATCTCGCTGGGGCCGCAGATCGAGAACCCCCACAGTCCCAACGAGCGCGTGCAAATCTCGTCGGTGGAGAGTTTTTGGAATTTCCTGAAGACAGCGCTGGAACGGATCTGAGGAATTAAGATTTTTGAGAATGCAGAATCCGTTATTCTTCATTTTGAATTTTTCATTCTGAATTGTGTCCAAAACTGCCCATGCAGTGCCGGAGCTACCGCCTACGCCGTTTCGCGATCCGGAAGGCGCCCGCCGCAACCTGGCGAAGATTGCCGAGCGCGTGCCGGCCGGGGTGTCGCGAGCGATTCCGGCGCTGCTCGCCGATGTTCCCGACCCGGACGCGGCGCTGAACCTGTTCGAACGTCTCACTGAAAGCGCGCCGGCGGAGTTGTTTCGTGCCTTCGACCGCGACCGGGTGCTGGCGCACTACGCCTTGGCGGTATTCGGATACAGCCACTTTCTCGGCGAAACCCTGATCCAGAACAGCGACCTGTTTCACATGCTGCAGCGCGACAAGATCCTGGACCACTCGCGCTCCCGCGAGGAGTACCGCGAGGCTTTCGCGCGCTTCCGGTCGCGATCCTTCGATACCGACCTGGCGCTGCTGCTGGCGCGCTTCAAGCGCCGCGAGTACGTGCGCATCATGCTGCGCGACGTGCTGGGCACGGCCACCTTGGCGGATACCACCAATGAAATTTCTTCCCTCGCCGACGTGCTGATCGAGGAGGCGCTGCGCGAGACCGACGCCGCCTTCCGCAGCCGCTACGGCCCGCCGCAGCACTTCGACGCGGAAGGCAGGCTGACCGACATTCCGGTGACGGTGGTGTCGCTGGGCAAGCTGGGCGGCAACGAGCTGAACTACAGCTCCGACATCGACCTGCTGTTTCTCTTTGGCGACGGCGAGGATGCGGGCACGACCTCGATTTCCGTTCGCGAGTATTTTGTCCGCCTGGCGCAAACCGTGACCGACACGCTGTCGCGGATCACGAAAGACGGTTCGGCATTTCGCGTCGACCTCCGCTTGCGGCCACAGGGCGGGGAAGGCGAGCCGGCGATCGGGCTATCGCAGGCGCTGCAATATTACGGCAACTCTGCCGCCGATTGGGAGCTGCAGGCGATGATCAAGGCGCGGCAGTCGGCAGGAGACGTATCGCTGGCCCGGAAATTCATTCGCGCCGTCCAGCCCTTCGTGTACCGCGAGCAGCTGAACTTCGCGGCGATTGAAACGGCGCTGAGGGCACGGGACCGAATCGGCGCCCGGCGCCGCGTGGCCACCGCGAAAGGCGGCACCATTGACGTCAAGCTCGATCGCGGCGGCATTCGCGACATCGAGTTCCTGGTGCAGTGCCTGCAGCGCGTTTACGGCGGCAACGAGCGCTGGCTGCGCTCCGGCGGCACCTTGTTCTCGCTGCAGAAGCTGCACGATAAAGAACACCTGGCCGGCCGCGACTTCAACGAGCTGACCACCGCTTACGAGTTTCTGCGAAAGCTGGAGCACCGGTTGCAACTTCGCCAGGGACAGCAGACGCACAAGCTACCCAAATCGCGGGAACAGCTGGAAGTCCTGGCGCGTTCGATGGCGAGCGGGCAGGTGGCACTGGCCGACGACCTGGAGCAGTCAGTGCGGCGGCGCATGGCGGCGGTCGCCGAAATCTACAACCGGATCATCCATCACCAGCAGTGGCAGCAACAGCGCGACACGCCGGAGTTTCACTTGGAAAGCGCGGAGCCGGGGCGCGA is drawn from Terriglobales bacterium and contains these coding sequences:
- a CDS encoding aminoacyl-histidine dipeptidase — translated: MSSALQDLEPKRLWKHFEALAAIPRASTKEAAARDYVLAQAKRLGLESVHDKVGNTVIRKPARKGRENAPMALLQGHLDMVCEKNEGTAHNFERDPIKVVRDGDWLKADGTTLGSDNGVGVAAALAVLESDDIAHGPLEFAFTIDEETGLTGASEFPAGLLKSKYFLNLDNEEKGTLCIGCSGGINTTARRKVTLRKAKGGAPYRIKVSGLKGGHSGVDIHQGRGNAIRMLGRVLQRAMEAVSVEIADLKGGSARNAIPREASATVVTDAAREKDLQALVAEMQAEFQSDLGNFDPGVQVALEKSSGAPEVLAADDARSAVDLLASLHHGVLAMSPDIAGLVQTSTNLATVGLNDGVLEIGTSQRSAIASSKDAAARMIATICRLAGFDTSHGAGYPGWKPDPNSEIVRKMQSVHQELFGQPAKLIAMHAGLECGVIGEKYPGMQMISLGPQIENPHSPNERVQISSVESFWNFLKTALERI
- a CDS encoding putative nucleotidyltransferase substrate binding domain-containing protein, yielding MSKTAHAVPELPPTPFRDPEGARRNLAKIAERVPAGVSRAIPALLADVPDPDAALNLFERLTESAPAELFRAFDRDRVLAHYALAVFGYSHFLGETLIQNSDLFHMLQRDKILDHSRSREEYREAFARFRSRSFDTDLALLLARFKRREYVRIMLRDVLGTATLADTTNEISSLADVLIEEALRETDAAFRSRYGPPQHFDAEGRLTDIPVTVVSLGKLGGNELNYSSDIDLLFLFGDGEDAGTTSISVREYFVRLAQTVTDTLSRITKDGSAFRVDLRLRPQGGEGEPAIGLSQALQYYGNSAADWELQAMIKARQSAGDVSLARKFIRAVQPFVYREQLNFAAIETALRARDRIGARRRVATAKGGTIDVKLDRGGIRDIEFLVQCLQRVYGGNERWLRSGGTLFSLQKLHDKEHLAGRDFNELTTAYEFLRKLEHRLQLRQGQQTHKLPKSREQLEVLARSMASGQVALADDLEQSVRRRMAAVAEIYNRIIHHQQWQQQRDTPEFHLESAEPGRDQSERQIMARLAADAPALHEVMSSANLKGPARRNLLRFLSAAFTSSERYATVARAPEAVQGAVEILRLSDYLTDILTRHPEEIAGLASRGGGAAPNGAGQLFEQEEEEQRAFGDPVFAYLASAEVGHNEKMSLLRRHYRHRVFASGARDVVENRNVYESLAENSAAADEAIAAALAIAGQPPGFAVLALGRLGTSEFDLLSDADLLFVRDESLDAAAATHAAEQLMHTLSAYTREGTVFPVDARLRPRGAEGELVMSVAYLGEYFRREAQAWEALSFTKLRHVAGNVGLFTSATANVSALLARFSADEGFIEAVREMRSKLDKSDPGEFSLKTGAGGMYDVDFLVSALAVKHRVALRGNTRQRLRALRYARLLGDSEFELLDRAAEFYRVLDHAIRLVTGRRRRALPVGEQARSAIEELAARMLGGALDGDVAAQLERTSTAVRALYEHVMV